In Zea mays cultivar B73 chromosome 7, Zm-B73-REFERENCE-NAM-5.0, whole genome shotgun sequence, the following proteins share a genomic window:
- the LOC118473011 gene encoding protein FAR1-RELATED SEQUENCE 5-like — MAPPSLPHLESPRCSSPNSLAIVVAGGADPILPSPIATTGAGVRGGSGDPLHHETLLTPPPSIPPGSLITPDAAQLFHPDANILDVFVPRVQQTFDTKEEAYLFYLDYAKLAGFSVRTKRTSKETRHWVCNREGFLKPGQENEEPMTNKTSMRIGCPAYVEVKEDKKRNIWYFHHVQEAHNHKLEPSPRMVRYMHSHKQREAALDDLFAIMSKSGVPTQAAMNVMSELFGGRQNWPFTEKDVHNKKAEQAREERDGDMDKLFQFFRECKEHNEYFYWDVDFEPKTNVLRSIFWCHASQRAEYKNFGDVVTFDTTHKTNNKHMPLAMFVGCSNNLKNVSFGQALLRDETIDTFRWLFETFKSCMGGQQPFVILTDEDAAMKEAIRIVFNKTQHRNCRWHITRTWDYELEELYKLHNDNNLKEKLQSLINYPLGPTQFEVEWNKLVDECGIREHPAIVALWQKRKRWIATYFKGMYCGRMTSTQRSESQNRVLKDGYVNNVTSLHIFAKRVLDSIQHTDHMDAGESHYSQTEVVRACKSRFDEQLSRVYTRAVYNEYKREYINSTAFVIEPDPGVECGYLVKHEKGDGTFCWAQHAFKVVADKAAGVYKCECMQWEHTGLFCMHIIKAFTHLQVQNIPEKYILKRYTRNARSVVPWDWHDVSVGGQNETEQSRLSKLLPKLMRLGRAGSKSDRAYTETITHIDMITPGIELLRTAEIGPIGPDEATNTELQQDAEGRRNIGPIAPTEQSSDNNIEPVVMPTGPTPPPESGLNPDSANCLTDLRLTEPPVSRTKGLHLAGGYRTQTYTLVATAMAEIFQTKLETAV, encoded by the exons ATGGCCCCACCGTCGCTGCCGCACCTTGAATCGCCTCGATGCTCCTCCCCTAATTCCTTGGCGATTGTTGTGGCTGGAGGTGCTGATCCGATATTGCCGTCTCCGATTGCGACAACGGGAGCGGGTGTACGCGGCGGATCAGGTGATCCCTTGCATCACGAAACGTTGCTGACGCCACCGCCTTCAATTCCACCTGGATCGCTGATCACTCCGGATGCAGCCCAGCTGTTCCATCCG GATGCAAACATACTTGATGTGTTTGTCCCCAGGGTGCAGCAAACATTTGATACAAAAGAAGAAGCCTACCTCTTTTACCTTGACTATGCAAAATTGGCTGGTTTTAGTGTCAGGACAAAAAGGACTAGTAAAGAAACCAGACACTGGGTTTGCAACCGTGAGGGGTTTCTGAAGCCAGGTCAAGAGAATGAGGAGCCTATGACAAATAAGACATCGATGAGAATTGGTTGCCCTGCTTATGTGGAGGTGAAGGAGGACAAGAAGCGCAATATTTGGTATTTTCATCATGTTCAGGAAGCACACAATCACAAACTTGAACCCTCACCAAGGATGGTGAGATATATGCATTCTCATAAGCAGAGGGAGGCAGCGTTGGATGACCTGTTTGCAATCATGTCAAAGAGTGGTGTGCCAACACAGGCAGCAATGAATGTAATGTCAGAATTATTTGGAGGCCGTCAAAACTGGCCGTTCACAGAGAAAGATGTCCATAACAA GAAAGCTGAGCAAGCAAGGGAGGAGAGGGATGGTGACATGGATAAACTGTTCCAATTTTTCAGGGAGTGCAAAGAACACAATGAATACTTTTACTGGGATGTGGATTTTGAACCAAAAACAAATGTGCTTCGGAGCATTTTTTGGTGTCATGCAAGTCAGCGTGCAGAATACAAGAATTTTGGGGATGTAGTCACATTTGACACAACACACAAGACTAACAACAAGCATATGCCGTTGGCCATGTTTGTGGGTTGCAGCAATAATTTGAAAAATGTGTCCTTTGGCCAAGCACTTCTTCGGGATGAAACAATAGACACATTCAGATGGCTTTTTGAGACCTTTAAAAGTTGCATGGGTGGTCAGCAACCTTTTGTGATTCTTACAG ATGAAGATGCAGCGatgaaggaagcaataaggattGTGTTTAACAAGACACAACACCGAAATTGCCGATGGCACATAACCAGAACATGGGATTACGAACTCGAAGAGCTGTACAAATTGCACAATGATAATAATCTAAAGGAGAAACTGCAGTCCCTGATAAACTATCCTCTGGGGCCCACACAATTTGAGGTGGAGTGGAATAAACTGGTGGATGAATGTGGCATAAGAGAACACCCTGCAATTGTTGCATTGTGGCAAAAAAGGAAGAGATGGATAGCAACATATTTCAAAGGCATGTACTGTGGGCGAATGACTTCCACCCAAAGATCTGAGAGCCAAAACAGGGTTTTGAAAGATGGTTATGTTAACAATGTGACAAGCCTGCATATATTTGCAAAGAGGGTGCTTGACTCAATTCAGCACACAGACCACATGGATGCTGGGGAATCACACTACtcacag ACTGAAGTTGTCAGAGCCTGCAAATCAAGATTTGATGAGCAACTCAGCAGGGTGTACACCAGGGCTGTGTACAATGAATACAAGAGGGAATATATTAACAGCACAGCTTTTGTGATAGAGCCTGATCCGGGAGTGGAATGCGGTTACTTGGTGAAACATGAGAAAGGCGATGGGACATTTTGCTGGGCACAACACGCATTCAAAGTGGTGGCTGACAAAGCAGCAGGCGTGTATAAATGCGAATGCATGCAGTGGGAGCATACAG GTCTGTTCTGCATGCACATAATAAAGGCATTCACCCACCTCCAAGTCCAAAACATACCTGAAAAGTACATTTTGAAGCGATATACACGTAATGCAAGATCTGTGGTTCCATGGGACTGGCACGATGTGAGTGTTGGTGGTCAAAATGAGACAGAGCAGTCAAGGTTGTCGAAGCTGCTGCCAAAGTTAATGCGACTGGGAAGAGCGGGAAGCAAATCTGATAGAGCATACACTGAAACTATCACGCACATCGACATGATAACTCCTGGGATTGAGCTTCTACGAACAGCGGAGATTGGTCCGATTGGTCCGGACGAAGCAACAAATACTGAGTTGCAGCAAGATGCAGAAGGACGGCGGAATATTGGTCCCATTGCACCAACAGAACAAAGTTCTGACAACAATATAGAACctgttgtgatgccaactggacctACACCACCACCGGAATCGGGCCTGAATCCAGATTCTGCAAACTGCCTCACTGATCTAAGATTGACTGAACCGCCAGTGTCGCGCACGAAGG GGCTCCACCTCGCCGGTGGGTACAGAACACAAACATATACATTGGTTGCAACTGCAATGGCTGAGATTTTTCAAACAAAATTGGAAACTGCAGTTTAG
- the LOC103631892 gene encoding putative disease resistance protein RGA1 produces the protein MDVLLAAVVGELTTRSINFLIRNCLKPTAPDVEDRLRRILLRAEVIVEEAMGRQITNQAMLQQLDVLREAMHRGHYILDTFSYESRSKEEEEEEEEEEEARGHGASKVNPLQGLCSSPSSRNRNTRILEQMRKSVDHLGSLIRDVQELVVFLTGYPRIILHRQPYSMHLLLSNCMFCRQMETELVVDFLLLRARADHAPERRLDVLPIVGPRKVGKSTLVAHACRDERVRGRFSQILFLRDRGGFTGHDDLAKFREGCETEHLQSLVPGSNDRDGGRFLLVLELAGDLDEDSWGGFYSACTRHLPSGSKIIVTSQSDTIMKFGTTTTTQALRVKFLSHEAYWYFFKTLAFGSTDPKTRPRLARLAMEVAEMTHPCLIGATMFARLLRDSSSDIRVWYKVLRFLREQRKENASRFGGHPFDLVNQRRPAYIGRMASPSEYAVFYDEQQCSSQEGVPEISAHDVMFGRVKAHGKFKVLGWRSHIPPYLSYVGTCEIQELKTTSLKRKRPCRCIED, from the coding sequence ATGGACGTTCTCCTTGCTGCAGTCGTAGGCGAGCTAACAACTAGATCCATAAATTTCCTCATCAGAAACTGCCTGAAGCCAACCGCACCGGACGTGGAGGACCGCCTCCGCAGGATCCTGCTCCGGGCGGAGGTCATCGTGGAAGAGGCCATGGGGCGGCAGATCACGAACCAAGCTATGCTCCAGCAGCTGGACGTGCTCAGAGAAGCCATGCACCGAGGCCATTACATCCTCGACACCTTCAGCTACGAATCTcgcagcaaggaggaggaagaggaggaggaggaggaggaggaggccagAGGTCATGGCGCGTCCAAAGTAAATCCTCTGCAAGGTCTGTGCTCATCGCCATCCAGTAGAAATAGAAACACGAGGATCTTGGAACAGATGCGGAAATCGGTCGACCATCTAGGCTCCCTGATCCGTGACGTCCAAGAGCTGGTGGTGTTCTTGACGGGCTATCCTCGCATCATACTACATCGCCAGCCTTACAGCATGCATCTCCTACTCAGCAACTGCATGTTTTGCCGCCAGATGGAGACCGAGCTCGTCGTCGACTTCCTGCTGCTGCGCGCACGAGCGGATCATGCACCTGAAAGGAGGCTGGATGTGCTGCCGATCGTCGGCCCTCGTAAAGTCGGCAAGAGCACCCTCGTCGCCCACGCTTGCAGGGACGAAAGAGTCCGCGGCCGTTTCTCCCAGATACTGTTCTTGCGGGACCGCGGTGGTTTCACAGGCCACGACGACCTGGCCAAGTTCAGAGAAGGATGCGAAACGGAGCACCTGCAGAGCCTAGTGCCGGGCTCCAACGACAGAGACGGCGGAAGATTTCTGCTCGTTCTTGAGCTAGCCGGCGACCTCGACGAGGATTCGTGGGGTGGGTTCTACTCTGCTTGCACGCGCCATCTTCCAAGCGGGAGTAAAATCATAGTCACAAGTCAGTCTGACACCATCATGAAGTtcgggacgacgacgacgacacagGCGCTACGCGTGAAGTTTCTGTCCCACGAGGCCTACTGGTACTTCTTCAAGACACTCGCGTTTGGTAGCACGGATCCCAAGACGCGCCCAAGGCTTGCACGCCTGGCCATGGAGGTAGCGGAGATGACTCATCCATGCCTCATTGGCGCAACGATGTTTGCTCGTCTGCTGAGGGACAGCAGCTCTGACATCCGCGTGTGGTACAAGGTTCTGCGCTTCTTGAGAGAGCAAAGGAAGGAAAATGCTTCGAGGTTTGGTGGGCATCCATTCGACCTTGTAAACCAGAGAAGGCCAGCATATATTGGGAGAATGGCCTCGCCTTCTGAATATGCCGTGTTTTATGATGAGCAGCAGTGCTCTTCGCAAGAGGGGGTTCCGGAGATAAGTGCTCATGATGTCATGTTTGGGAGGGTGAAAGCTCATGGGAAATTCAAGGTCCTAGGATGGAGGTCTCACATACCACCCTACCTTAGCTATGTTGGTACTTGCGAGATCCAAGAGCTCAAAACCACATCTCTAAAGAGAAAGCGTCCTTGTCGTTGTATAGAAGATTGA